CCGCTTCTGTGTGGTTTGCGAACTATTGCCTAAGAGCGGGAGTTTTACCCTGTGCGCACCCAAAGGGTAGCGGTTGCGGGTTTCCCTTGtcatcaagaaaaaaaatgattatgAACAAAATCAACCAATACCTTGGCGAACAGCATACACAATGCCCCAACCTCATGGCTCGTAGCCATATCGCACCATGAAACAATTTATAAAGAGAGTTTAGTGTActtgaaaataaatatatgcGCTCGTCCCAACTCATGGACCAAGCAATGCCCCAACCTCATGGCTCATAGCCATATCACACCATGAAACAATTTATAAAGAGAGTTTAGTGtacttgaaaataaaatatatgcgCTCGTCCCAACTCATGGACCAAGCAGAGAAAACACATTTTTAAAACGGATTTGAAAAGCAAGCACCCAAATCTTATAGTCTCACTTACTTCAAATTCATAACTCAAGCGCCCTTTTCAATAAAGCAGAACTATactctcaaatcacctcaaaacAAAAAATCTTTGTAGTCTGAGGTGATCCCAGAGCATATTTTTGCTTTATTGGAAAGCGTGCTTGAGTTGTAATTTGAGGTAAGTGAGACTTTAAGGTTTGGGTGCTTGCTTTTCCAACCCGttttaaaaatatgttttgtttgTCTGGTCCATGTGTTAGGACGAGTGTGTGTTTGGCAGAATCGATGGTCTTTGAGGTCAACCACATATATTTTGCTTCCTGTTAATTTGACCAAATCTGCTTACTGTTATTGAACTTGAGAGATGATAAATTCTAaactgtatatatattttaaaggatTAAAATGAATCTATCTCTGACATAAAGGACAATATTAGTTAAAACCTCAGGGTACAAACGGCAGAATTTTTACCAGAGCAGATGAATCTAACCATAAAGTTTGAATAGATAATACGGAGGACCTTGACATGATCTGCATTAGATTGCTATTTTGCTTTACGTGCTGGCAAGAAGGCCTTTTACATGCTGACATCACCATCACATAGAGATATACTTTTCAGTTGCTTCTCGTCATGTTACGTCTCTTTTTTGTGGGGGTGGAATGAGATGTTCATTTTACACCAAAgatttgcaattttttttgagaCGGAAAGCTTTGCAATTTTTGTTTAGGCCCTTGAATATGTTTCAGATTTCAGACATTGTTTAtcaattttttgagaaaatgtGATCGGATGATTTGGTATTTCTACTTGTTGAATTCTTCTGAAcaattctatttttcttttttaatagcTTGAAAGAGGGAAACTACTCAAAATCCCTCCATATCTAGTGAAAAGGCGTAAACAGCATTTCCACCATCTAGATCAATATGGAGTTGACTTGATTTTTGGCTGCAATGGATTTATTTGGGTTGGGGAACATGTTGATGTAAAAGATGCCATGGTGGAGGATCAAGTAAATAAGTCTGATCCACAGAACACCCATTCAGCAAGCTTACCAGGTTCTAGTGAAGAACCAACTGATACACCACTGGAAATAAGACAATATATATGCAGGATAGCAAATGCCATCACGGTATTCTCTGCTTTAGGCTTCATGGTTAATTTGGACTCTGTAATGGAGACAGTTACCTTGAGCTTATCTTTGAACCTTGGTGTACATGAGATGCTTGAAGCAGAATTCCATGTGCGAATTGCTGAGCAAGAAGCTGAACGACGGAGCACATCAACAAGAAGGAAATAGTTTTCAACTCATCATTTGGATTTGCCTTTCTTGGACTGTCAATTATGCAAGTTAAAAGAGATTGGGAATCTATTCAGCTGAATTGGGTTGCACTATGTCACCCTTTAATTGAAAAAGATAGATTGCTTTTGTAAAAGAGTTTCCTACTTCTAATTCATGTGCATTAGTTAAGGAATGAGCTgaggataaaatattttttcttcctaACCATGTtatttatctgtgttttcaCTTGCCCCTCTACTGTACTACACTACTGACTGCAGGTACTCTTCATTGAGGACACTAGAGAAAAGTATTTTCTTTgttaaaaatgtaaaattagTTTGAGCATATATCCTTTTGTACTTTTATAAATTTTCGAGGAGAAAATATAGAGATTTATGTTCTCAGTATCACTCTGTCCAAGTGTATAACCCCAATTATCTCATTTTTACAAATATTAATCAATTAGGCTGATTTTaactataatttaaaatacttaagacagtgttttcttaagctataatcatgatttttctttctttttttaatgcTTAAAAATTGATTGAGATTTGAGAGTGATAGTCATGTTTAGCACATTTAAACATTATTCGGTGTGTCaaagtgaaaaattaaaaatctcaTGTTGAGGTTTTTAAATGCCTGAAATCACACAAATGGGTTTGTGATTTGTTGAAATTTTTGACAAATGGATTACTGAAATTTGTTGGGAAGTCATTTTGAAgttgtatttaaaaatttgaagcTGTTCGACGAGAATTTGATCTATTTGGTGATCTTTTTGATCTATTTTAGTGGGTTAAAGTTTGTAGGATAACAGTGTAAAAATACGTACAAAACTACAAATACCTCTTATACactaatataatatgaatatggTGTATATAGTAAGTAAATAATATTACAGTATATATCTGGTGTATAAACACTTTtacaagaataaataaataataattatgtgaatgtaaactaaaaatataactaTATGAATATACTATATTGTGTTGAGTCTGTAAGGAGTTGCAAGCCTCCTAAAGTTTACAAGGGCAAAGGTATATTGTACATTGATGAAGTGATAAAACAGATGCTGGGAAAGAAGTCAAAGTGAGATACCTTGGTTCATAGTTCTTTCCTAAGCTTTATTCTTTTTTGTAATCCTATTAAATGATCGTTGTAGCATCTTCTTGTATGTAACCGGTTAAATAAAATTAGCGGcctaaaatctttttttttttataaaaggcCATCAAAGGTATATTTCTTGCTTATTCTTTTATGACGAGTgaaatgatatttgaaaaaataaaattatgtttggacatgtattttttaaaaaattaattagattaATGGTAATCTAAAAACTCATCTTGAACGTATAAATTGCTCCAAAGCGGGTAGCGAATACTGgatgggaaaaaaataaaaaagagagaaattgtTCTATGAATATCTTAGGTAATTTGTTTATTGGggcaatttcaaatatatacaataaactaattagtttacaacaaatatagccatagtttatttacatataaaatagccaaaatcataaaaaatatgcaGTGactatacactgactatacaatataaattacttatacatatctatacactgaatatacattatgatacactcaaaaactgaatatagcttgattatacatgaaatatacattgATTATACAGGCCTATACAGCGAATTGACCATTTTTTTAGTAGTTACTTTGGCCGAATGGCACTGGGTGTAATTTGCCctttgttttgtttattttcAATGGAGGACAAGCTACTTAGAGCCCTTTTGGATTAGCTTATAAGTTTCCGAAAATAGCTTTCaattttttgagtatttggccaacttaaagtcattttatgcttaaaataaagaaaaaattatcaaattacacaccttatattcctatattttcaattatttcctaccatttgtaaaaaatttaaaatgagaaacttacataaatatacaatattaagaaaatatttaccatttatagcaataaaaaaataatttcactgaacacttataatacatttataatacagttttaatacatattgcagagaactatttataaaacatatataatacaagttttatagatggataatacatttatcacatattttaataaacttataatacattatgttagtttcttactacacaaacataatatatattttaaaacacttataatacatttatattgtatgcataattcacttttaatacaagtgtagatttatcataatattgctatatattgctataaatagtaataaataaaaaatatcgctaaaatcagtaattaatttttaaaaagcacttaatcaagtaatttttccttttaaaaatccCTCTTCTGATATATATGAATGacgctgatacatcgcgatttgatacacaagtcattttcatgatatatcgctagttgatacaaaacAAACACACAatgtatcagtaaaacataagttttactgctatttttgttgtgttcatgatatattaggtgttataagctgattcataaattttattgatattacaatgtttggtttgtatcaactagcgatgtatcataaAAAGAACTTAtatatcaaatcgcgatgtatcagcatcattcgtatgtatcagaaatctggaaaaaaaaagaaaattcaggtaattaccaaaaaagtcGGGATAAATTGTAATTGACTTTTTCACTATGAGATTTAAGTAATCATCCCTAAAATaaatccaaaaaataattgaaccTGTTTGACTTAGCTTATTTAAAGCAGCTTATAAACTATTTTAAATAAGCTAAGCCAACAAGCACTAGTTCAAAAATGCATCATCACGCTCTCAATATGCTTCTAAGTTCTAATTATCCGTTGCCAATTCAAGTAAAGAGTCATTTGCTTGTCATAAAATTAAACATCATATATTTGAGATTAACAGTGATATGATATTTGCTATAATTGGACAAATACTTTTTTTCTCAaagccaagaaaattcaactgaTACACTGAGAGCAAGAAAGAACTGTTGTGGTTTTTTACATGACAGGAAGCAACTGGTCCATCCCATTGACACTAGTTCCTCTATAACTGAAGATCAACCAACCAACCAGTCCAGTATCAGGTGCATAATTCACTATCCCTCCTGATAACAACTACAAACCCATTGTAATCCTACGGGTGGGGTCTAGGGAGAGTATAGTGTACACGGACCTTAACCCTACCTTGAGAAGGTAGAGACTACTACTGATAAATTTCGAGAGTTCACAAGAATAGAGCCTAAAACACTTTGTCACCCTGCTGTTCTTCAAGCTATTGCAGCCTATTTAATGGATACCAAATCAGGCGAAATCTCGTTGTTGAGAAAGCTTTCATGTTGAAAATAGTTCTAGAATTATTTTGCCTGGTAGTCATGATCAGATTGTAGTAACACTAGGCTCTGGTTTTACCATTATCTTGACTGGTTTCCCGAGCTTTGATTTATCTTCCATTCGAGCAATTTCAAGAGCCCTCTCACAAATAGGATATCCCTGATCATCCCATGACTCTAGTATTATGCCAGAACCAATACAAGTCCTTCCATCATAAAAGGCCGCAAACTGTCCAGCTGCCAAACCCTGATCATCTCCAGATAACCTGACAACTGCAACTTCCTGGCCATGTTGATCAACTTCCATGACCAAGCTGCAGTTGTAAAAACCAGGACCATGACGAACCTACAGAACAATTGAAAATGAGCATTTGCTTGTACACCAACACCTCTGACTCTGAAATTCTAGTGTTACCAAGCTCACAATGCAAAACTTAAATATGACAAGAGTGctcccaaaataaaataatcaaggcGACAGAACCAAAATCCAAGAAAGTCAACTGTATTTCACTTGTGTGCCATGTCACGCACATCTTAACATTTGCTCTTTACAACCTAAGCTCATGTTGGACATTCTTCCATAAGTAAAAGGTGCCATTAAacttaagaaaaagaaaataaaatgggGAGAAAAGGAAAGATTTACCTTGCATTGAAGCTCATTGATTTGTCTAGTAAGTAAACCACTGAGCCATTTCAAGGATCCAACGCGAAATAACCGTCTTTTCTTGTCAACAGAGAAATAATTTCTTGATACATAGacaacattatttttaatatcctTCTCCACAACATACCTACAAAGCAAGCAAGATATCTAATTGGTTCATTTAAAGATACATGGAAAAGATTGACACATTCGGATTGATGTGACTAACTTCTCAAGAAGTCCTAAATGTCATGAAGGCCAGGACCATAAGATGACAATGCAAGCATTTTGTTATCTGTTTAGTGTGGATTATCGCAACTATCATCTTGTTGAAGATCAAGCAGCCATGAGCGGTAGGTGGTTAATAACACCACAAAAAACAGTTGAATATAAGAGATAATCAAATTGCTTAACCACATGAGACAACAGATACTACATATATTAAGAAAGAGCTCATAGCGCATACCAGGGCCCTCCAGGAAGACGTAAACCTTGGCGCTGGCCAATAGTATAGAACCAAAAGCCACGGTGGTTTCCAAGATAATCTCCATTCTCTGCTTCCAATATAATACCTTCTGATTCTCCAATGTGTCTAGCAACAAATTCACTGAATTTTATCTGAAATTCCAAATGGAACTGACACTAAGATCTTTGGGGGACAACTGAACTTTTTccaaaaattagaacaaaactTAATCTTTTTGGAGAAGTGTGCAAAATCTAACAAAATTAAGAAAGTATATAGCTACAAGATGACTCTATGACTAAAGCTTTTGTTGTGTAGACTTCTATGCAGAAGATGAAGCTTTGAATATAGAGCTGATCATGGTTATGAAATTACTTATATTACTTGTACTGGTGGATGGAAACTATGAACCTCCACATCCTTTATACCACGCTGGCACTGGCAGACTGATATAAAATTATCTtaaatatagtaaaaatattgtAAATCCCACCCACTTCTCATAGACAAGTTTACACAATTACTGTCTGCCGCAACTAATTCGGAAAGCTCATACATTGTTATTTAGCAAATGATActcatgaatcatggttaagaAAGCTAATTAACTGATTACAACTTACCAGCAGAATAGCTAAATGAGTTAGTAACTTATTTGATTTACTCCATGAGAATGACAAAGGTTGGCCAAACAACACcttataccaaaaaaaaaaaaaaatcatgtagcTGACTATGTGCTGGTAAAACAGACCTTGCCGAGAAAACATATTCCTTGTGAATCCTTCCTGTCTTGGTTTGGTAGATTAAATGACTTAGCAAGCATGCGGACTTCATCCTGCATATATGTGATGAAAGATTAAGAGCGATTCAGCTCAATGAAGACTTGAAATTTTCAAACGATCACGCCCCAGAAGAAAGGAGGGTGAAGACAGATTCACTCTCTACGAGTTAATATTTgattattaaaaatttattgtaAAGAAGATAAGTGCAAAGATAACAGCCTCACCTCACCTTTTGTATACATCCAAGTGGGAAAATAAGTCGTTTAAGCTGAGCCTGTGAGAGATGAGAAAGGAAGTAGGTTTGGTCCTTGACCTGAAACAGCACCACTGCAGACATAAGAAATCATCTGGATTGACCCAAAAAAGTGAACGAAAAACTCGGGAGCAAGGACGCTTTAGAGTTTTAGGAATATCAAATGAAGCTAAAAGCAAGCACAAACATCATGAATTTAGAGTACAGAAGTTGCATTTATAGACAAAACttccaaaatacataaaaattgaatatataaaATGGAATTTCAAAGAATGTCACTCATATGTTATTTAATGTTACTGTTAGTTATAATACGACATGAGAATTCTGAAAAGAACCAAGTATGCCACAAATAGGCAGGAGGTTTTGAAGAGTCTTCCAATCTAAGGTTCCAATGAAAAAAAGGAGAACATCACTTGCACAACATGCTACCCTCACAAACTTAGGGGTGTCAAATAGGAAGGTCGGGCTAAATTTAGGCCGGTCAAAAAAAGTTGAGTCAATAATTGGCTCATGATCCATCCAGTCGGAAATTCACTCGAATCAAAATGGATTTGGACATTTGGCCAATTTGGGCAAAACTGTGAATTATAGCCCAATCTGCCCAAGTCGaaccagtttttcatttgtatgTTTTTTCACCAAATCAAAAAAGATTTTCCTTTATTTACAAGAGAAATTCTGTGGAAGTGTACATatcaaacaaacaaaatataatCCAATTACTCTTATAACCTTGCAATGCTTCTCTACGCATAGGAAAAGGTGTAAGATATACAACTGTCAGTAAATCAGGAATCAAGGTGTGGCAAATTAAACCACTTCTCCTGTGATCAAAAGATGATGAACTCCCAGATAATGTTCACACTTGGAGCAGTATTGATTCTACATATGAACCTTCAACAGAATGATATATTCGCTTTGGTTGTTTTTCTGTTTTAAAGCATAATTTGGAGATCTACGTCACAAATTTCATTATGAGATAAACCCGTTTCTCAATAAGACGCTTCATCacatttactatattttcaagttaAGAACCAAATGTAAAATATCTCAAGAAACATCCCAAACTTAACTGAAAGAAGTATACAGACGGTCGTGAAAAATGTCAATGAAAAGATCAAAGAAGAAATCTGATTAAAAGCATCAGAGGCTAGGTTAGTTGTGAAGGTGTTAAATCAAACATCCAATCCTCAACTGCTAAATGCCCGACTCTTAAGAAAAGAACTTTTTTTGACCATAATGTTTAATTTCCAATCATGGATAGCTGCCTAAGTCTATTCAATTTCCCATATGTTTATCCTTTTACCTACAATGAAGCAAGACTCTTTCCCACCACTCTCATCTTCAAGATCTCCCCTTCTCAAGTAAACATATCAAACTTTACAAAACAAAATATGGTAAGAGGCTCTAATAAACATATATGAATATTAAAAACACACCATATCTTTTGACAATTCcaagatagaaggttcgtctaGCTGTGCAGTAGATGCATGGACAATCTTTGCATAATGTCCTGAAGCAACAAAGTCAAATTCCATTCCACTAATGGCATCCATAAAAGCACCTGAAAATAAATTTGCCACTTTCAGGCTGAGAAACTAAAGAATAGTGGATTGCTTTTCGTATAAGATGACTGACCAAATTTTATTCTAGTATTACAAAGGACATCTGGATTTGGAGTCCTGCCACATTTGTACTCCTCAATGATATATGACACCTAAACATGGAAAACTAACTAATCAAAAAACAAACTAATATTATGCCGGAGCTTTCATCAGTAGCCCCCCActtatatttatattgcatCACATAAAGAAACCTTTGTATAGAAACCCAATCTAAGGTAAATAAAGTTCCATTCATAGGGTGACAAAATGTGCAATTAAAGCAGCTGAAAATTAACCAGAAACATACCACATTATTCCAATATTCATCGGTCAAATGGACAACTTCCAATGGTACATCAACCTGAGAAGTCCAAAAACAAATGTTGTCGAAACTTAATTGGAAATATCAAACTAACTAATACAAGAGAAACACCCTCGCCCTCCCTCCTTCCCTCCATAACAGGAATCATCAACGTGAAAAGAGCTTGTGGAAACATAACATCAACCTGAAAAGCACTTGCGGAAACATAGTGGGAAATATCAGATTACTAATGCAAGACCAGGAAAAAAACAATGACCCATAATCTGGATTATGTGCAAAAGGTAAAGTGTGTCATGTCCGAAAACAATTCCGATTGAAtcttattttaaactatttgGTATAGTTATCCTTTTCCCTTTTTCCACAGCCAGGCCAGGAAGTTGTATAAGCTTGTCCATTAACAATAGATTTTAATTCTCCACAGGCCTTTGACGTAATTAACAAGTGTTGCAAATTTGATGGATCTATCGCCCCGTCCCCGCCCCACCCAAAAAAagttaacaataataaaaagaaaccAGCAAATAATGCAGTGAGTAACTAGCATTTAGCAGAAATTTAACCAAAATCAATCGGAACTATCACTACAGAGATGACACTACGTCTTATAATGTATCAAAATTCTCTTCCAGACCAATacataaaaagagaaaataaccaaggaaaagcgAGTGACCTGGTCACAAACAGCCTTCGCATATTTCAAGTCATCCTCCCATGGGCATTCAGACCAAAAGTTCTCAAAGTCCTCCTACAAAAGAAAAGGCAATACACTTGATAATTGTTTAAACTGCTTGAAACTAAAAAGATTAAGGGCTCATTTTGTTTAAGGTATAAGGAAAGCCATCCCTGGTATAAATTTCACATAGCTAATAGAGTGTAGGTCAGCATCATACAATTCTCATTACTAATTTAATCTTTCATAACTGCTACAACATTTGATTCTTAACTAATACGTACATCATTTTATCTTAGGTATTAAACTATACATTAGTAATTGGCATAATTTATCTGAGAATCAAGGTACAATTAGTTTACAAAAACTTGTCTTAAGAAAAATCTAACACTACCGCTAAAATAAGACACTGCTACACTTATTTTGATCTATCAAAAGGGATAGAGACGGAGGGATAGTAGTAAACAACCCATATTCTTCAACTTTGCATGGCAACTTAAACGAAGAGTAGTTAATTTGGGGCAGAAGTAGTAAAATTACATACTTGAAACCAAATCTTGAGATAGAAAGCAGTGCAGGAATGTCCAGCAGCATGAAGTAGCCGAAGAGCCACGCTACTATCAACGCCGCCACTAACCAAAACCGCCACTTTGAGAGGATTCTTGTGAGGCATCGAGCAAGATAAGTATCTGGGATCGATTTTTTCATCCCCACAATTCCTGATTGGGGATGAAACTGAAAGGGGTTTCAGCGAAAACAGTCGTCTTGCAGTAGTTGTAATCTTTCTTGGCTGAGAGAAAACCTGGATAAGGGGCTTTTGGAAAGGGTAAAGGGAGAACAAGTGCTTGAGAGAATGTGTATATTGAAAGGGTAGAGGAATTGCTGACATGATTGCCCGTTGCATTTCTGTTCATTTGGGGAGTAAGGTCTCTGAAATTCTGGCTATGGAatgtactccctccgtttcgTATTAGTAGTTTCTGTATTGCACGCCCCTGAAGATATAATAAGAAATATTATTTACTAATTTACCCTTATCTCTCTTCATAAATATGGCTAAACTAATTTTATAGGtattaaaacaataataactagttattatatatatttgggtGCTCACTCAACTTAGTAAGATGTTAGACATGTATTTGCAATACATTATCTTGGATTTTGTTGTAAGATACTTTATTTACTAATATAAGGATTTGAGTGGTTTAATTTAAGGTCTAAATATTTCCAACgtaatgaaagaagaaaatatttttttaacttcaaCATTTTTCAAGTAAAAATAAGATCTTCATCCACTATTAAATTCTTTTGGAAATAGGGGTGGACGTCGTTGGTCAGGCTCGGTTTACGAAATTTCAGTTCGGTTTAATCGGTTTTCAATGTTTCATTTGGTGCACCAATAACCTAAACGAAATTACTTcgttttttttctaattttggtTTGGGCCTGCCATATTGGCTTTTtattttgacatatttttaCTAAAAGTAGGTGTTTAAAGGATTAAATTCATGATGATTCGTAACCTGCTATGTTCTAAATCTCTCAaggttctttttttctctttctatatACACTTCAATTGAATGTTTCTTATCTTTTCCCTCCTACTTAGGATGAAGTTGTCATCTTTtagttttcactttttttttcttcagctGCAGCAGCCAAGAAGAACACAGCAGCTGTGCAAGAATAAAGTTGTAGCAGGTGTGCAAAATTCAGTTGTAGCAACCAAGAACAACATAGCTGTTGTGCAAAATTCAGTTGTAGCAGCCAAGAAGAACATAGCAGTAGTGCGAAACTCAATTCTAGCAGCCAAGAAAAAACATAGCAGCTGTGCAGCAGCCAAGAACATAGAAGCTGTGCGAAACTATGCAATTACCATATgcagaaaatagtaaatactaCTTGACAATCAAGCTTGAAAGAACCAAAATACATACCACAAGTCCAAAAAGCTCTAGCAGAAGTAGCTAAACAAAAGAAAAGCTTCATACACGATTTACCTGCTAAACTTTCTAAGGACTCAAAAAACTATCATCTTATCACAAAAGGATCTAAAACTTCTAATAAATACAAGACATCCACAAGCAtaaatcaataatatgaaatacaCAATAACACATAATAATAGTAATGGATAACTGaacagaatctcaactcaaccATACGAAATTACGAATAAGAAAACTTAGGACATTGACAATCAGAAATCAAATTCATGGTTTCAAGCCTTCAACGAGCAGAAAACTTCAATAGCTTTAACATGGAGTTCAAAAACTTCAAatacagataaaaaaaaaaatcgaaaTTGCTTCTTCAACAAGCACAAATCAAGCTTCGAACTAGTCTAAATTCATATGGTGTGTACATTTGAGttcttttcaagaaaatttcaacatatttaatatttttcttaatcttcaattgattctttttttaaaaaaaaaaaaaaaagaaaaaaaaaagagggcaCTTACCTGAAACGAGGAAAAGCGGCGGCAGGCGGCAACCGACGGCAGTAGACGCGACGCGGGCAGGCGGAGGCACCGGCTCTGTCTCCTCGAGTTAGGACTCTGTAATGTCTGGTCGACTATCTGAGGCTTGCTCTTTTCGTGTCACCTCTTAATTGTTATTTGTATAAGATTTtcagttaaataaattttgttggGAATTTTTCTTTCTCCATTTGGGgctcattattttttattgagatTAAAGTTTCAATCTGAATATATATTTAATGATTAAGATATTGTCtctaatatttaaataataaattgagaTTGTGTATTAATTAGTTCGATTTGATTTTGAACTTTATTAATTTGACTTATCGGTTATTGATTTGTAGACGTGCTTAACTGGTGTAGAATCATTAATGTATTGTATCAATTATCGATTTATCAATTATTGATCGTTATCGATTTGATTATCGATTTAATCATTAAgatttgattaaaaaattattgaaaaatacTTAGAAACAAGGTTACAAACCAAATGAACCATGCACATAGATTGATAAACTGCATATTGCTCAAAAACAAATACTGACACATTGTAGAATAACCCAGAGTTTGAGacagtcaaaaataaaagtatgaaactAAATCTTAAATTAAGGATTTTATTTACCGAatggtataaatataatttattaatttactatCGAATTAGCGGTTGACTCGTTAATAAAAAATCTCAAACCGTTAAGAATCGATAATccgataattaaaaaaattaaaatcattatcAAAACTGCTAAACCAATAATTCATTATCAATAgatcaataactttttttttggttaatatTTTGAACAGACCTACAATGAATGATTAATATGTTTGTTTTTCAACATTTGAacatgtataatatatgtatttataagcataattaatatacaatttaaataaaaataactattattatatattagaaaattataaatttaatttaaaaaattattattagataaaaaaaatatttatgttcgTTAgtgatgatgaaaatgatttgtTGTAGTGATGGTCAGGTTAGTAATGATGGTAGTTATAAAGGTGGAGGTGGCTGGTGTAGTTGCGACTAGTGTGATCAAGGAAGGTGGAGGCGGCTGGTGTAGTAGCGACTAGTGTAATTAAGGTGGTTGGTGGTGGTTGTGAGGGTTGTGATGTTGAAGTTGATTGATGTTAGCGGTTGGCGGTGTTGATAGTGATACTGAAGAATGTGTGGTGATTGATGTTGTGCGGGTGGTAGTTGGCAGCAGTGCTAGTTATGATGATGGAAGTGGTTAATAGTAGAAAATGATCGCAATGGTGGTAGTCAGTAATAGTGATGGTGGAGGTGGCAATGATCACGGT
This DNA window, taken from Solanum dulcamara chromosome 3, daSolDulc1.2, whole genome shotgun sequence, encodes the following:
- the LOC129882868 gene encoding uncharacterized protein LOC129882868 — its product is MQRAIMSAIPLPFQYTHSLKHLFSLYPFQKPLIQVFSQPRKITTTARRLFSLKPLSVSSPIRNCGDEKIDPRYLSCSMPHKNPLKVAVLVSGGVDSSVALRLLHAAGHSCTAFYLKIWFQEDFENFWSECPWEDDLKYAKAVCDQVDVPLEVVHLTDEYWNNVVSYIIEEYKCGRTPNPDVLCNTRIKFGAFMDAISGMEFDFVASGHYAKIVHASTAQLDEPSILELSKDMVKDQTYFLSHLSQAQLKRLIFPLGCIQKDEVRMLAKSFNLPNQDRKDSQGICFLGKIKFSEFVARHIGESEGIILEAENGDYLGNHRGFWFYTIGQRQGLRLPGGPWYVVEKDIKNNVVYVSRNYFSVDKKRRLFRVGSLKWLSGLLTRQINELQCKVRHGPGFYNCSLVMEVDQHGQEVAVVRLSGDDQGLAAGQFAAFYDGRTCIGSGIILESWDDQGYPICERALEIARMEDKSKLGKPVKIMVKPEPSVTTI